The proteins below are encoded in one region of Zerene cesonia ecotype Mississippi chromosome 10, Zerene_cesonia_1.1, whole genome shotgun sequence:
- the LOC119829696 gene encoding vegetative cell wall protein gp1 — protein MAAGYLLLLCVACALAEPTPGRIPKVYNALITSNQNLEPSKAYPVYQPVLRSAAFPFPLQSVFYGDLPLTNGFLPPAALPPSAYPKALTPDAEPVPTAAPSSEKPEDDPSTENPTESSSPAPNSPDSTNQATEPPSTPPKTESPIPLNQFGLPPQVIPLGNFGSGYEFTHINTFPYAYPGLRFYDAYDPFLFNPYSNFPLYRPYTNFLAPLPAGPVAKESPQPAPSPESPEASSTPPPEPSDLNILNYSSKDPAIPNVPPPPLPQGGLKTDDV, from the exons ATGGCGGCCGGCTATTTACTT TTGCTGTGTGTAGCCTGTGCGTTGGCTGAGCCGACTCCGGGGAGAATTCCTAAGGTGTACAATGCTCTCATCACGTCGAACCAAAACTTAGAGCCAAGCAAAGCGTATCCAGTGTATCAGCCAGTATTGCGTAGTGCGGCCTTCCCTTTCCCTTTACAATCGGTCTTCTACGGTGACTTACCATTGACAAAT GGTTTTCTACCTCCAGCTGCTTTACCACCTTCGGCTTACCCAAAGGCATTAACACCCGACGCTGAACCGGTTCCTACTGCAGCACCTTCATCAGAGAAGCCTGAGGATGATCCCTCAACAGAAAATCCAACTGAATCGAGCAGCCCCGCGCCAAATTCGCCAGATTCTACAAATCAAGCCACGGAACCTCCTTCTACCCCACCAAAAACTGAATCTCCGATACCACTTAACCAATTCGGACTACCACCACAAGTTATCCCACTAGGAAACTTTGGATCTGGCTATGAATTTACCCACATCAATACTTTCCCTTACGCGTATCCAGGACTACGATTCTACGATGCTTACGATCCATTCTTATTCAACCCATACTCTAACTTTCCGTTATATCGGCCATATACAAATTTCCTAGCTCCATTACCAGCTGGCCCTGTCGCCAAAGAGAGTCCTCAACCAGCCCCTTCACCAGAAAGCCCTGAAGCATCTTCTACTCCACCACCAGAACCTAGTGACCTTAACATTCTTAACTATTCTTCTAAGGATCCTGCTATACCTAATGTGCCCCCACCGCCATTACCCCAGGGAGGATTGAAAACCGATGACGTATAG